The DNA segment TCACCAAGACATTCGGCCACCAGGTCGACACCTTCGGTCCCGACCACCTTCGCCACGACCATACGGCCGGGGACCAGGCCCTCGCTTGCCGTGAAGACCACCTGCCCGTCCGTCTCGGGCGCCTGGTGCGCCGCCCGGCCCACCGCGCCGTCCTCGCCGTCCACGGACTCCACGAGCACCGAGAGGGTCTCTCCCAGGCGCTCCTCGGCCCGCTGCGCGGTCAGCTCCTCGGCGAGCCGCGAGATGTGTTCGAGCCGTTCGGCGATGACCTCGGCGTCCAGCTTGTTCTCGTAGCCGACCGCCTCGGTGCCGTCCTCGTCGGAGTACCCGAAGACCCCGATGGCGTCGAGCCGCGCGCCGGTGAGGAAACGCTCCAGCTCGGCCAGATCGCTCTCGCTCTCACCGGGGAAGCCCACGATGAAGTTGGAGCGCGCGCCGGCCTGCGGCGCCTTGCTCCGGATCGTGCCGAGCAGTTCCAGGAAGCGGTCGGTGTCCCCGAAGCGGCGCATCGCGCGGAGCACGCCGGGCGCCGAGTGCTGGAAGGAGAGATCGAAGTACGGGGCGACCTTCGGCGTCGACGTCAGGACGTCGATGAGCCCGGGCCGCATCTCGGCGGGCTGCAGATAGCTGACCCGGATCCGCTCGATGCCCTCGACCTCGGCGAGCTCGGGCAGCAGCGTCTCCAGGAGCCGGATGTCGCCGAGGTCCTTGCCGTACGAGGTGTTGTTCTCGGAGACCAGCATGACCTCCTTGACCCCCTGGCCGGCCAGCCAGCGCGTCTCCCCGAGCACGTCGGAAGGACGCCGCGAGATGAAGGAGCCCCGGAAGGACGGGATGGCGCAGAAGGAGCACCGCCGGTCGCAGCCGGAGGCCAGCTTCACGGAGGCCACGGGGCTGTTGCCCAGTCTGCGGCGCAGCGGAGCCCGCGGCCCGGAGACCGGGGCGACGCCCTCGGGAAGGTCTTCGGGCGGAGTGTCCTGCGCATGGCCGGGAAGCGACACCCCGGCGGTGTCCTGGCGCTCGGCCGGGCTGATCGGCAGCAGCTTCCGGCGGTCGCGCGGGGTGTGCGAGGCGTGGATCCCGCCGTTCAGGATGGTCTGGAGGCGGTCGGAGATGTCGGCGTAGTCGTCGAATCCGAGGATCCCGTCGGCCTCGGGCAGCGCT comes from the Streptomyces sp. NBC_01471 genome and includes:
- the rimO gene encoding 30S ribosomal protein S12 methylthiotransferase RimO, with the protein product MPERRTVALVTLGCARNEVDSEELAGRLAADGWDLVEDAAAADVAVVNTCGFVEAAKKDSVDALLEANDLKEHGRTQAVVAVGCMAERYGKDLAEALPEADGILGFDDYADISDRLQTILNGGIHASHTPRDRRKLLPISPAERQDTAGVSLPGHAQDTPPEDLPEGVAPVSGPRAPLRRRLGNSPVASVKLASGCDRRCSFCAIPSFRGSFISRRPSDVLGETRWLAGQGVKEVMLVSENNTSYGKDLGDIRLLETLLPELAEVEGIERIRVSYLQPAEMRPGLIDVLTSTPKVAPYFDLSFQHSAPGVLRAMRRFGDTDRFLELLGTIRSKAPQAGARSNFIVGFPGESESDLAELERFLTGARLDAIGVFGYSDEDGTEAVGYENKLDAEVIAERLEHISRLAEELTAQRAEERLGETLSVLVESVDGEDGAVGRAAHQAPETDGQVVFTASEGLVPGRMVVAKVVGTEGVDLVAECLGEEAAR